From one Mytilus edulis chromosome 1, xbMytEdul2.2, whole genome shotgun sequence genomic stretch:
- the LOC139481487 gene encoding uncharacterized protein, with protein MNPQEKAKFASFFKKSTDKTNSSWNSKKILQKITNARKLQRNIVSNSETQKPTSEGQRRFRAVVHVTKAAVYRAPNLLAINLDTPRVKPEIKTTVTTTKLKTNILQGVIDKKLEFDADIPSVNAICCDEKNSVWVGCWNRSPVRSLTCHDKIEPKEQYDTPVSDMTVMPSGDILFTKFGDCAIKKLSRKDGTISTFRGCMPLYPEGIHITRSGNILVTVVDASNFLVTKTTTRKVVKMNDAGKVIKEIEYGSRGLKFFILPYRVTENVNGDICVVNRTGVYLGQIVVLDKEGNLKFTYDGNPSQHCNDFIPMSIACDNNGCIIVADPSDYAIHILDKTGILLQYLNSNKIGISPPLSVCVDQKGFLWVGCMTEEGKQSYTTKVYALC; from the coding sequence ATGAATCCACAAGAAAAAGCTAAATTTGCGTCGTTTTTTAAGAAATCTACAGATAAAACTAATTCCTCTTGGAACTCAAAGAAGATTCTCCAGAAAATTACAAATGCTCggaaattgcaaagaaatatagTGTCAAATTCCGAAACTCAAAAACCAACAAGTGAAGGCCAGCGGAGGTTTCGAGCAGTAGTACATGTAACTAAAGCAGCAGTTTATAGAGCTCCAAATTTGTTAGCTATCAATTTGGACACTCCAAGAGTTAAACCAGAGATCAAAACTACAGTAAcgacaacaaaattaaaaactaacATTTTGCAAGGTGTAATTGACAAAAAACTTGAGTTTGACGCTGACATACCATCTGTCAATGCAATATGCTGTGATGAGAAGAATTCAGTTTGGGTAGGATGCTGGAACAGGTCACCAGTTCGTAGTCTCACGTGCCATGATAAAATAGAACCTAAGGAACAATACGATACACCAGTCTCTGATATGACTGTGATGCCATCAGGAGATATTCTCTTCACTAAATTTGGCGATTGTGCAATAAAGAAGCTATCGAGAAAAGATGGAACTATATCTACGTTTCGTGGCTGTATGCCCCTTTACCCAGAGGGTATTCATATAACAAGATCGGGAAACATACTAGTGACTGTTGTTGATGCATCAAATTTCCTCGTTACCAAAACGACCACACGAAAAGTTGTCAAAATGAATGACGCGGGAAAAGTCATTAAGGAAATCGAATATGGAAGTCGCGGActcaaatttttcattttaccatACAGAGTAACTGAAAATGTAAATGGTGATATTTGCGTCGTTAATAGAACAGGGGTGTATCTCGGACAAATTGTTGTACTTGATAAAGAAGGAAATTTAAAGTTCACGTATGATGGAAATCCAAGCCAGCATTGCAATGACTTTATACCAATGAGTATAGCTTGTGACAATAACGGTTGTATCATTGTTGCTGATCCTAGTGACTATGCTATACATATTCTGGATAAAACAGGCATTTTGCTTCAATATTTGAACTCTAATAAGATAGGTATTAGTCCGCCTTTGAGTGTTTGTGTGGACCAAAAAGGGTTTTTGTGGGTTGGGTGTATGACAGAAGAGGGGAAACAATCATATACAACTAAAGTATATGCACTATGTTGA